The following are encoded in a window of Brevibacillus ruminantium genomic DNA:
- a CDS encoding ExeA family protein, producing the protein MFEAFYELSRSPFSRDVPPSELYESVILEETLGRLEYAAERQWFAVVTGDCGTGKTTTIRRFAEELDPAKFKVLYLSDSKLTPRHFYKGLLEQLGCESKFYRGDAKRQLHREIELMRGIHGLQPVVVVDESHLLDREMLEEVRFLLNFKMDAQSPMALILVGQSELWDRINLQAYAAIRQRIDLQCKLPHYDRAQTGAYIERHMTYAGAERDIFTDGAIDDIYRFSSGAARLINKVCTHCLIYGAQNKHRIIDDHMVKRVIQGELS; encoded by the coding sequence ATGTTTGAGGCATTCTACGAGCTTAGTCGTTCACCGTTCTCCAGAGATGTCCCGCCTAGCGAGCTGTATGAGTCGGTCATTTTGGAAGAGACGCTGGGACGGTTAGAATATGCGGCAGAGAGGCAATGGTTTGCTGTCGTTACCGGAGACTGCGGAACGGGGAAGACGACAACGATTCGGCGGTTTGCGGAAGAACTGGATCCCGCAAAGTTCAAAGTGCTCTATCTGTCAGATTCAAAGCTGACCCCGCGGCATTTCTACAAGGGACTACTGGAACAACTCGGTTGTGAGTCGAAGTTTTATCGCGGGGATGCGAAGCGTCAGTTGCATCGGGAGATTGAGCTCATGCGAGGAATTCATGGATTGCAGCCCGTCGTGGTCGTGGATGAAAGTCATCTTTTGGATCGTGAGATGCTGGAAGAGGTTCGCTTTCTTCTGAATTTTAAGATGGATGCACAAAGCCCAATGGCTCTTATCCTTGTCGGGCAAAGCGAACTCTGGGATCGCATTAACCTACAAGCTTACGCTGCAATTCGTCAACGCATCGATCTGCAATGCAAACTTCCGCATTACGACCGGGCCCAAACAGGAGCTTACATCGAGAGACACATGACCTATGCCGGTGCGGAACGGGACATATTCACCGACGGAGCCATTGATGACATCTATCGCTTTTCTAGTGGAGCAGCTAGGCTAATCAACAAAGTATGCACCCATTGTTTAATCTATGGGGCCCAGAACAAACACCGCATCATCGATGATCATATGGTTAAACGCGTCATTCAGGGAGAATTATCATAA
- a CDS encoding serine/threonine protein kinase, which yields MRAPDLTVDEVKEICPECNEIEFVGKGGQKTVFSCLINEDKFAIKFLDLTNIQNQQAPQDLLSLNSQITVSPMEDIREDVLARAKREIDIMDRCETPTLVKLGPIGMTFVDYNNKKLLYFTEELINGDDLHTIIRRDKQISLQEGIQLGIDIATAVKHLWEIKMVHRDVKPKNIMRRDNGSYVLLDTGLAFDLTDESLTAAFMTVGTPIYMSPEQLKNVRRGIDFRSDLFLLGIVLYESLTGNHPFFTRGINSMQLVANIVSNQVEPPNKFRTDLPNSLNTVIMRLLAKEPHLRYKSCESLIDKLLQAREEI from the coding sequence TTGCGAGCACCAGACTTAACAGTAGACGAAGTGAAAGAGATTTGTCCTGAATGTAATGAAATTGAGTTTGTGGGAAAAGGTGGGCAAAAAACCGTTTTTTCCTGCCTGATTAATGAAGACAAATTTGCAATAAAGTTTCTAGATCTAACAAATATTCAAAATCAACAAGCCCCACAAGATTTGTTAAGTTTGAACTCACAGATTACTGTGTCTCCTATGGAGGATATTAGGGAAGATGTGTTGGCAAGGGCGAAACGGGAAATCGATATTATGGATCGTTGTGAAACACCGACTTTAGTTAAATTGGGTCCAATTGGAATGACATTCGTTGATTACAATAATAAAAAACTTCTTTACTTTACTGAAGAACTTATAAATGGTGATGATCTCCATACCATAATCAGACGGGACAAGCAGATATCACTTCAAGAAGGAATTCAATTAGGGATTGATATCGCAACCGCCGTTAAGCATTTATGGGAGATTAAAATGGTACATCGAGATGTAAAACCTAAAAATATCATGAGGCGTGATAATGGGAGTTATGTGTTGCTCGATACCGGCTTAGCATTCGATCTAACTGATGAATCGCTTACAGCAGCGTTCATGACGGTAGGGACACCAATCTATATGTCACCAGAACAGTTAAAGAATGTGAGGAGAGGAATCGATTTTCGTTCCGATCTTTTCTTATTAGGTATAGTTCTTTATGAATCGTTAACCGGTAATCACCCGTTCTTTACAAGGGGAATTAATTCTATGCAGTTAGTTGCGAATATTGTTTCGAACCAAGTTGAGCCACCTAATAAATTTCGCACTGATTTACCGAATAGTCTAAACACAGTAATAATGCGACTTTTAGCAAAAGAGCCTCATTTAAGGTATAAAAGTTGTGAATCCCTTATAGATAAACTATTGCAAGCAAGGGAGGAAATCTAG
- a CDS encoding DDE-type integrase/transposase/recombinase has translation MKDQKKAEQIAADRVQLLAPLLTEGLDPAKAREIKQRICEQIGISERTLRRYLAAYRQDGFGGLKPKSKGKQPAAPAIPSEVLEQAILLRREVPSRSVTQIIQILEWEGRVKPGQIKRSTLQEKLTERGYSTRHMRMYANSGVAARRFQQPHRNRLWHSDLKYGPYLPIGPDGAMKQVFLVTFIDDATRFVLHGEFYPVMDKTIVEDCFRKAIQKYGVPEAVYFDNGKQYRTKWMTRTCSKLGVRLLFAKPYSPESTGKVERFNRVVDSFLSEAALEKPKTIDRLNELFEVWLSECYQNKPHSALENKRSPEIAFRNDKKALRFVEPEELANAFLHCETRKVDKTGCISFLDRKYEVGLPFIGCTVDVVYDPSDTTELTIEYEGHEPWKVKELVIGERAGKRPPLPDHLQPVPVESSRLLSAAEVQSHHRRSVQAPAVSYRRKGKVNGDV, from the coding sequence ATGAAAGATCAAAAGAAAGCAGAGCAAATCGCAGCAGACCGTGTGCAGCTCCTTGCCCCGTTGCTTACGGAAGGGCTCGATCCGGCAAAGGCGAGGGAAATCAAGCAAAGAATTTGCGAGCAAATCGGAATATCGGAGAGAACGCTGCGGCGGTATCTAGCAGCCTACCGGCAAGATGGCTTTGGCGGATTAAAGCCGAAGAGCAAAGGGAAGCAACCCGCAGCCCCCGCCATTCCGTCGGAGGTCTTGGAGCAAGCAATCTTGCTGCGGCGAGAGGTACCAAGTCGTAGTGTCACCCAGATCATTCAGATCCTGGAATGGGAAGGCCGCGTTAAGCCAGGTCAAATCAAACGGAGCACGCTTCAAGAGAAGCTAACGGAACGTGGTTACAGCACAAGACATATGCGAATGTATGCAAACTCTGGTGTAGCGGCTCGCAGGTTCCAACAGCCACACCGCAATCGTCTATGGCACTCGGACTTAAAGTATGGTCCGTACCTGCCCATTGGACCGGATGGAGCGATGAAACAAGTGTTTCTCGTCACCTTCATCGACGATGCGACGAGATTCGTGCTGCATGGCGAATTTTACCCGGTCATGGATAAGACGATCGTCGAAGACTGTTTCCGAAAGGCCATTCAGAAATACGGTGTTCCGGAGGCGGTGTACTTCGACAATGGGAAGCAGTACCGTACCAAATGGATGACACGGACGTGTTCCAAATTGGGTGTGCGACTTCTTTTTGCGAAACCGTACTCGCCAGAATCGACCGGTAAGGTTGAGCGATTCAACCGGGTGGTAGATTCTTTCCTTAGCGAAGCAGCACTTGAAAAGCCTAAGACGATCGACCGACTGAATGAGTTGTTCGAGGTCTGGCTCTCGGAATGCTACCAGAACAAGCCGCATTCGGCATTAGAAAACAAACGAAGCCCTGAAATCGCCTTTCGAAATGACAAGAAGGCGCTTCGGTTTGTGGAACCGGAGGAACTTGCCAATGCATTCCTTCACTGTGAAACCCGCAAAGTCGACAAAACCGGTTGCATTAGCTTCTTGGATCGAAAATATGAAGTGGGGCTTCCTTTCATCGGATGTACCGTGGATGTCGTGTATGACCCGTCAGACACCACCGAGTTGACGATTGAGTATGAAGGCCACGAACCGTGGAAGGTCAAAGAGCTCGTGATCGGTGAACGCGCCGGAAAGCGTCCTCCGTTGCCAGACCATCTTCAGCCTGTTCCAGTAGAATCGTCAAGGCTGCTAAGTGCTGCCGAAGTACAGAGTCATCACCGCCGTTCCGTGCAAGCTCCGGCCGTTAGTTACCGTAGGAAAGGTAAGGTGAATGGCGATGTTTGA
- the dcm gene encoding DNA (cytosine-5-)-methyltransferase, producing the protein MFAFIDLFAGVGGIRMAFERQGGVCVFTSEWDVKAQETYEANFGEKPHGDIRTIEPEDIPDHDILLAGFPCQPFSLAGVSKKASLGRAHGFADETQGTLFFNIANILHAKRPRAFLLENVKNLRSHDKKRTYQTIMKVLKEDLGYTVYDEVLDAKGLVPQHRERIYIVGFRDPIKFEFPKLPEQGPPLRSILEEDVDDKYTLSDKLWEYLQAYAEKHRQKGNGFGFGLANLDGHSRTLSARYHKDGSEILIPQEGKNPRRLTPRECARLQGFPEGFKIVVSNTAAYKQFGNSVAVPVVSAIAEKMIEALDANRRIEIEGQDTVCKVI; encoded by the coding sequence ATGTTTGCTTTTATAGATTTATTCGCAGGTGTCGGTGGTATTAGAATGGCCTTCGAACGGCAGGGAGGCGTTTGTGTATTTACTTCTGAATGGGATGTTAAAGCACAAGAAACATATGAAGCGAATTTCGGGGAAAAACCACATGGAGATATTCGAACTATTGAACCAGAAGATATTCCAGACCATGATATTCTATTGGCAGGTTTCCCTTGTCAGCCATTCAGTCTCGCAGGGGTTTCTAAAAAGGCTTCTCTAGGAAGAGCACATGGTTTTGCTGACGAAACCCAAGGAACACTATTTTTTAACATTGCAAATATCTTACATGCAAAAAGACCAAGAGCATTTTTGCTCGAAAATGTTAAAAACCTACGGAGTCATGATAAGAAGAGGACTTATCAAACAATCATGAAAGTATTGAAAGAAGATCTTGGCTATACTGTTTACGATGAAGTTCTAGATGCTAAAGGTCTGGTACCTCAACATAGAGAACGAATTTATATTGTTGGCTTCAGAGATCCAATTAAATTTGAGTTTCCCAAACTGCCAGAGCAAGGACCACCTTTAAGGTCTATTTTGGAAGAAGATGTAGATGATAAATACACATTGTCTGATAAATTGTGGGAGTATCTGCAAGCATATGCAGAAAAACATCGTCAAAAAGGGAACGGATTTGGTTTTGGGTTGGCAAATCTAGACGGACACTCTCGTACACTAAGCGCACGCTATCATAAAGATGGCTCAGAAATACTAATCCCACAGGAAGGAAAGAATCCACGACGATTAACTCCAAGAGAATGCGCAAGACTTCAGGGCTTCCCTGAAGGATTTAAAATTGTTGTGTCGAATACTGCTGCATACAAACAATTTGGAAATTCTGTCGCTGTTCCAGTTGTCTCTGCAATTGCCGAAAAAATGATTGAGGCATTGGATGCAAACAGAAGAATCGAAATAGAAGGGCAAGATACTGTATGCAAAGTAATTTAG
- a CDS encoding type II restriction endonuclease: protein MQSNLDNAIETARKYGRFFCKFLSANDTGLTKAHQEGVLVSVEAWPFLFDEPGQKGENKESWIRIHWEDGIPPVESRGIWYGTGTRREYRITRFWKESPYNKAEHCGDLLILVEADKHEFYGFILSTDDDIEEFINFFSLSIVHTSAVYGLEKDDKPNKLDKLIKGYANDFSDEDDFPATIELALKAREFYFKLNKKEWSPDLALLHWIDIEYSLFKALEQAIYKPYIETAIGDVEKFIDIANSILNRRKSRAGKSLEHHADFIFREFDLPFDHPGKTEGNKKPDFLFPSNKYYARDDANSSLLTFLGAKTTCKDRWRQILNEANKIPVKHLLTLQQGITKNQLQEMKEENVVLVVPKPYHNMYPTEYRADLVDVSTFIGQLMEKYA from the coding sequence ATGCAAAGTAATTTAGACAATGCTATAGAAACGGCTAGGAAATATGGCCGTTTCTTTTGTAAATTCTTAAGTGCTAACGATACTGGCTTAACAAAAGCGCATCAGGAGGGTGTCCTTGTTAGTGTTGAGGCTTGGCCATTTTTATTTGACGAGCCGGGGCAGAAAGGTGAAAACAAGGAATCATGGATTCGAATCCATTGGGAAGATGGAATTCCACCAGTTGAAAGCAGGGGAATTTGGTACGGGACAGGAACAAGACGAGAATATCGGATTACACGTTTTTGGAAGGAGTCTCCATACAACAAGGCAGAGCATTGTGGCGACTTACTAATTCTTGTTGAAGCAGATAAACATGAATTTTATGGATTTATATTGTCAACGGATGACGATATTGAAGAGTTTATCAATTTCTTTAGCCTTTCTATCGTTCATACAAGTGCTGTCTACGGCCTAGAAAAAGATGATAAACCAAACAAACTCGACAAATTGATAAAGGGCTATGCAAATGATTTTTCGGATGAAGATGATTTCCCTGCTACAATTGAATTAGCCCTAAAAGCGAGAGAGTTTTATTTTAAGTTGAATAAGAAAGAGTGGAGCCCAGACTTAGCACTACTACATTGGATTGATATTGAGTATTCGTTATTTAAAGCATTGGAACAAGCAATATATAAGCCATATATAGAAACTGCCATCGGTGATGTAGAAAAGTTTATTGATATTGCAAACTCTATTCTAAATCGTCGTAAGAGTAGGGCTGGTAAATCGCTAGAACATCATGCTGATTTTATCTTTAGAGAATTTGATTTACCATTTGACCATCCCGGTAAAACGGAAGGAAACAAGAAGCCAGATTTTCTATTTCCGTCGAACAAATATTATGCGCGGGATGATGCAAATTCATCGCTGCTGACATTTTTGGGAGCAAAAACAACCTGTAAGGACCGTTGGCGGCAGATCCTTAATGAGGCTAATAAGATTCCTGTGAAGCATCTCCTGACCTTGCAACAGGGAATAACTAAGAATCAACTGCAGGAAATGAAAGAAGAAAATGTCGTTCTAGTTGTACCAAAGCCGTATCATAATATGTATCCAACAGAATACAGAGCCGACTTAGTTGACGTAAGTACTTTTATCGGTCAGTTGATGGAGAAATACGCTTAG
- a CDS encoding helix-turn-helix domain-containing protein gives MAMRISDITNTFDSKESILIDSFESYLSQRSSKRYPVIIREMDCWQGRADVVAAYFNDGWTLPVGAENIMSRLGPAQLLAVLYPKRKQKYPDIVSLSGLSESTVRRVLKELLEIGLIQKYESESYTLHPSVVLPNVTFHAYEGKLHNWKRALYQAINYLGFAQYSSIVMPERYVKAALDNIEHFKINGIGIISVTNQKYKVYLKPRKNRPRKRAFHLVGIGKTIATMNQSDICSPSEKTNSGEPSI, from the coding sequence TTGGCGATGAGGATAAGCGATATCACTAATACCTTTGACTCAAAGGAAAGTATACTAATCGACTCTTTTGAAAGTTATCTAAGTCAAAGGTCATCAAAAAGGTATCCAGTAATAATTCGTGAAATGGACTGTTGGCAAGGTAGGGCTGATGTGGTGGCTGCTTATTTTAATGATGGGTGGACATTACCTGTAGGTGCCGAAAATATCATGAGTCGACTAGGTCCCGCTCAGTTGCTAGCAGTATTGTATCCCAAACGGAAACAAAAATATCCTGATATTGTCTCATTATCAGGATTATCTGAGTCAACAGTACGTCGAGTCTTGAAGGAACTACTTGAAATAGGACTAATACAAAAATATGAATCAGAGTCATATACATTGCATCCATCAGTTGTGTTACCTAACGTAACATTTCATGCTTATGAGGGAAAACTACACAATTGGAAAAGAGCATTATATCAGGCTATTAACTATTTAGGGTTTGCGCAATATTCCTCCATTGTAATGCCTGAACGATATGTCAAAGCAGCATTAGATAATATAGAGCATTTTAAAATAAACGGGATTGGGATTATTTCAGTAACCAATCAGAAATATAAAGTTTACCTGAAGCCAAGGAAAAACCGACCAAGGAAAAGGGCTTTTCACTTAGTCGGCATCGGAAAAACAATTGCAACTATGAATCAATCAGACATTTGCAGCCCCTCTGAAAAGACGAATAGCGGAGAGCCAAGTATTTAA
- a CDS encoding DUF6431 domain-containing protein — translation MRRSPAFFVRCAEIVPSPCCIASLTVIGSRGRKIVHATGEKSELVIRRLRCTACRKIHHELPDCIVPYKRYESECVENVITSEPSEVDVAADNSTLYRWRAWFCSMATYLLGCLESIAIRFHLDVVEESSTPSQAAHHRFGRYVGDADGWLARVVRPVANSNFWVTYPFCILVQGPLR, via the coding sequence ATGAGAAGATCCCCGGCGTTTTTTGTTAGGTGTGCAGAAATTGTCCCTAGCCCTTGCTGCATTGCGAGTTTAACGGTAATCGGTAGCCGAGGCCGGAAGATTGTTCATGCTACAGGGGAAAAGAGCGAGTTGGTTATTCGAAGATTGCGTTGTACGGCTTGTCGGAAGATTCATCATGAGTTACCGGATTGCATTGTACCTTACAAGCGTTACGAGTCGGAATGTGTGGAAAATGTCATCACGTCTGAACCGTCAGAAGTAGATGTTGCCGCAGACAACTCCACGTTGTACCGTTGGCGGGCTTGGTTTTGCTCCATGGCCACCTACTTGCTAGGGTGCTTAGAGTCTATCGCCATTCGCTTTCATCTAGATGTTGTGGAGGAATCGTCCACTCCTTCACAAGCTGCACACCATAGATTCGGACGTTATGTCGGTGATGCTGACGGATGGCTAGCTAGAGTTGTCCGGCCTGTTGCAAATTCAAACTTTTGGGTTACATACCCGTTCTGCATTCTTGTCCAAGGCCCTCTGAGATAG